The DNA segment GGCGTGTTGGCCCAAGTGATGACCGTGACAAGTGCCGTGTTCCATatccaaccctaaccccatcACGGCACAGCAAAGCTCTTCCGTTGGTCTGTCATCTTGGCGGTCGGGGCGAAGCTCGGTAGGCGATGTTTGAGAAACACGGCCGGTTCTTGTCGATGTGTGTGTATACAGGGTATCTTGGACGAGAACATTGCGCGGGACATCACTGGGAAGCACTTGCTTGGAGGTTCCTGGCTGTCGTCATTCCGAGTCTTGATGTTGGCATTTGGCGGCTCTGGGCGGATCAGAATGGAGCAAAGTGGAAATGTTGATGTGGCCCCGTGTGACGTTGATGTCGGCAGATGAAGTCGGTCGGTTCGGAGGACGATGGCGATCATCCGGAGTGAAGTCCATAGGTCCATGGCAAACATCGTGTTCAATAATAGCGACGGCCGGTCGCTGGGTTTGGCGGCGCCGCCTGGAAGCCCGGCCACTTGTTCTCTGTCAGTCAGCGACTCTTCTGTTTGTGAGACGCCCCCACTTCTGTTGTTACATGGCCCCAGGCCGCTGAGCTGGCCGCAGCCTGGGAAAAACATCAGCAGAGCATCATCCAGTGGTCGGGAATGTATGCTTAAAACATCCGACGGAATATTATTGTTTGTGCTGGCTGATATTTCTGTGTCGATGATGGGAATCCCTTTTGTTTCACTGTATCCTCGCGGCCATGTTGCACAGCTGTGGTGCTTCAGTGCTTGTTCACTAACATAAACCCCATCATtccccaccacaccactgCTAGCACACAATGACATGTCCACCGACCCCTCCACTCCTTCTTACTCCAGTCCCGTCCTCCTGCTTGCATCCTCACCCAAGAAATCTCATGTCAAAACGGACAATGACATCAGCAGTCGACGCTTAGTGTTGCCACATCCCGATACCTTGATAAACCGCCGACATGATGATATATCActcttttccccctcttGTTTGTCGCACCCACCTTTCAACTGCATTCCACCCTTTTCCCACGCTTTAGCTCACTTATACACAACAACCACGCACCCATATCACAATGACTGCGCAAACAGGCAATGCTGTCCCCAAGGCTCAGAAGCTGAGCGACCTGTTCAGCCTCAAGGGAAAGGTAGTCGTCGTGACAGGAGCTTCGGGCCCCCGAGGCATGGGCATTGAAGCTGCCCGCGGTTGCGCCGAGATGGGAGCCAATGTCGCCATCACATACGCCTCCAGGAAAGAGGGCGCCGAGAAGAACGTggccgagctcgagaaaGAGTACGGCGTCAAGGCCAAGTGCTACAAGCTTCAGATTGACGACTACTCCGACTGCCAACGTCTGGTCAGTGACGTCATCAAGGACTTTGGGAAGATTGACGCCTTTATCGCCAAGTAGGTTTTATTATCCAACCTTTGGGTCATTGAGCACAAACTAAACATTCACAACAGTGCCGGCGCCACAGCAAACGGCGGACTCCTCGACGACTCCAAGGAAGAATGGGATCGCGTTGTCCAAACCGACCTCAGCGGGACAGCCTACTGCGCCAAGGCAGTGGGACCCCATTTCAAGGAGCGCGGCACAGGATCCTTTGTCATCACGGCCTCCATGTCCGGCCACATTGCCAACTACCCTCAAGAACAGACCTCTTACAACGTCGCCAAGGCCGGCTGCATTCACATGGCCCGGTCTCTTGCCAACGAGTGGCGCGGCTTTGCTCGCGTCAACAGCATCTCCCCTGGCTACATCGACACGGGACTGTCAGACTTTATCGACCAAAAGACTCAGGATCTGTGGAACAGCATGATTCCCCTCAACCGTCCAGGGAATGCCAAGGAGCTGAAGGGGGCTTATGTCTATCTGGTTAGCGATGCGAGCAGTTACACCACGGGCGCGGATATTGTCATTGATGGCGGTTACACATGCCGCTGAGTGCATCGTCTGAatgggagatgatggggtcaaATGTTAGTTATTAATGCGGTTTTTGGTAGATAGAGGGGCTCAGGGCTAATGAAAGCAAACTTCTTTTCTTGCCCTCCGATTTCGCACTAGCCAGCGGAATGACTCTCCTGCGcaagagaaaaacaaaacaaaaacaaaacaaaaagttgACAAGTGACTTTCAagtcaaaaagaaaagaatcGTCTAAGACGGGATTTGAGCCCGACGTGGGGGtcgaacccacaaccttgagattTCGGAGTACTCCATAAGAGTCTCACGCTCTACCGATTGAGCTAGCCGGGCAGGCCAACcaatgttgttgtttttccACGCTGGACCTAGCTCCCAAGGAGCGAATGAAGCATCCCCGAGGCAACCTCCCCAGTGACCTCTGCACTCATGGCTCACATACTCCAAGAGCATATTCAGGGATCTTCGGTGGTACCGAATGCCAGCCATGTGGTAAGATATCTCCTCATTTGATCGGAAAAGATCCTACGCATGATCAACCAGTCACAACGTTGATGAGGTGAGATGTGCGATCCCGTGTTTTTCTCCAACCTTTTCATCATGACTGGACGCACACAACCCAGCAGGTGTTCCCGTCAGCATGTCATCAGATTTCCTCAAAGTAATTCCCCAACGCCGCTCAGCACGTGGCCAATAGACCGAACCAAGCTGTCGGTTGCGAAGTCTTGGATCAGCATCGCCAGGTCCAACCAGATTACCAACCATTAGAAAGCGAAGAACGGTTGCGTTCATTCTGTGGGGCGATGCAAAATATTGGTTGTAAACCCGCCCGATCGGAATTATTCTTCGCGATGACGCTGTAAATCCCGAAGGTGCTGGGCAATGCAACGTCGTTGTGAGCATGTACATCAGCCTCATGTTGGGAGATTTAAGAGATGTGGTAGACCGTTGTCTTGACGACCCGATGACTGGCTTTTATTCGCAGACCTATCTTTTCAACAAGTGACGGTCTTGGTAACACCATGCACGCCAATCATCTTGGGGTCCTCCTCTCGGGACTTCTTGTCTCAGCCAAGATCGCCTCAGCTTCATCGATCCTATTCTCCGGAGGCACAATCATTGCCTTTGACCGCGCAACAAACTCTCTCGATGTCATCCGCAATGGCTCTGTCTTGGTAACCGACGACCGCATCACCAGCGTCTATGCTGGGTCAATTCCACCCTCTTCGGTCTCCATCCCGTCAGACGTGGAAGAGGTAGACATCACAAACAAAATCCTCACTCCCGGCTTCATCGACACCCACCGTCACGGCTGGCAAACAGCCTACAAAACCCTCGGCAGCAACACCTCCCTCGTCGATTACTTCAACCGCTTCGGCGAGTTCCCCACCGCAGCCAACTACCCCTTCACCCCAGAAGAAATCTACTACAGCCAACTCGCCGGCCTGTACGAAGCCCTCAACGCAGGCgtgaccaccaccctcgaccaCGCCCACGGCACCTTTTCCAAcgccacctcctcagccAGCTTCCAAGCCTCCATCGACAGCGGCGCTCGCGTCTTTTGGGCCTACGCCTTCCACGAACTAGAAAACTACCCCCTCTCTGAACAATTCGCCCACTACCGCTCCATTTTCACCGAAGCCCCCCACCTTaacaccccaaccaccctcGGGATAGCGTACGACGGCTTCGgtcccaacccaaaccaagaaataatctccaccatcatctccctcacccacGAAACCAACGCCTCTGTCTTGACAACACACTCCGTCCAGGGACCATATGGAATCACAAACTCCCCTGAGGACTTCGCCGCCCAGTCTTtattcacctccctccccccaaccacacCAATCGTCTTCTCCCACGCATCATTCCTCTCCGCCGTCGGtgcccagctcctccgcacatacaaccacaccatcagCATAACACCGGAGTCGGAAATGCACTACGGGCATACCCACCCCACCTCCCATCTAATCCTCGACCGTGCCTCGATCGGGGTGGACACGCATTTCACTTTCTCGACTGATATCCTAACCCAAACACGCATGTGGCTGCAATCTGTCCGACGGCTCCTTTACGCAGAAGTACTAAACCGTTGGCAGGTGCCAGTTAACAACCCCATGTCTGCGAACCAGGCTTTTTTACTTGCCACGCGGAACGGGGGGCTGTCGCTGAGAAGAGAGGATCTGGGGATTATTGCCCCTGGGGCGAAGGCTGATTTGGTGATTTGGGATGGAGGGACGGGGCCGAATAtgtgggggtggagggacccggttgcggcggtggtgttgcaTGGGAatgttggggatgtggagggggtggtggtagatgggaggtggaagaagaggggtggGAAGTTGACGGATGAGAGGTTTGAGGACGTGAAAATGAAGTTTGCGGAGGTTGCGAGACGGGTGCAGGATAGGGTTGTTGaggcgggggttgggttgcctggggagggggagaggtttgtgGTTAGTGGGCTGGAGTTTGGGAATAGTTCCGTGGTTGATGtgcaggttggggagggggatgggtatggggggttgtttttgtgaaggggttgttgttgttgttggcggtggtggtgttggtgttgttgtaaCTGTTGATGTTATTTTGTAATCATCACTTGGACTGGTCTCGATCCAACAGGCGTCAGGTGTTCAGGAGCAAAATCCATCTGATCTGGAAGCAGCACAGAGAAGGCGGTGATTATACGTTGCTGTCCATGCTAGCAATTTCATTCGGATATATGAGCTATCAGGTCTGGATAACTTCTAAATTATCCGCCTGGTGATACAAAACGGACGGTTGGAGCAGGCAAAGCCGCTGCCGTGTCGGTGGTGCCATGGTAATAGAAATATGGGTGCGGAGAAGCGGGGATGACTGAATTCATGCTCGGGACATAATTCAAGATCCCGATATTCCAAAAGACCTTTGTTATCAACAGGCCCGCCCATCTAGGTGGTAGAAACTTAATGCAAAGTCAAGTTATCAAGTCAAAGACAGCAGTCACAGATTCTTGCACTACACCTATCTTCGCCATTGACCCACAATGGCCCTTGAAAAAGTAATAGTCGTCGGTGCCGGCCCCTCCGGCCTCCTCTtgaccctcctcctctcgcGGGCCTCCATCCCCGTCGAGCTCATCGAACAGACCGAAGGCctcgacaccaacccccgcgCCAGCCACTACAGCCCCGAGTCCTGCCACGAATTCGACCGTGCTGGTATCCTCGACGAAGTCCGAGAAGCAGGATTCATCCCTGACGGAGTATCATGGCGAAGACTGGAAGGCGAGGACAAGAGTCGACtcatcaaaatcaccaaCCCGGCCCTCAAACCCGGGGATGACCCGGAATCAGCCGCCTTCAGACATCGCATGGTCTGCCTTCCGTTGCACAAACTGGGGAAAATATTGGAGACACATGTGAAGAGTCAAGGCACAGCTGAGATCAAATATGGTCGGAAGGTTGTCGAGATTGGCGAGGATGCTGACAAAGGCAAGGCTTGGGTCAAGGTTGAAAAGGCCGATGGGAGCACCGAGATACGAGAGGCAGATTACGTTGTTGGCTGTGATGGCGCGAATAGCATCATTCGGCGGAAATTGTTTGGTGACTGGGTGTATCCAGGGTATACCTGGGACAAGCAGATTGTTGCGACAAACATCTATTATGATGGGTTCAAAGACGTTGACTTTGATGACAGTCAGTTCTTTGTGCATCCTGAACATTGGTGAGTCATCAACTTTCTTGATATCGAGCGTTGCCGTCAAGTGGTTCTGATATGACTCCAGGCACATGGTTGCAAGGATACAGCCTGATGGGCTTTACCGCGTAACTTATGGCGAGATCGGTGGACTCACCTATGACCAACTCAAGGAGAGACAACCAGCCAAATTTCAAGCAATCCTACCCGGCAATCCAACCCCTGACAAATATGGGCTTGTCAACTTCAGTCCGTACAAAGTCCATCAGCGATGTGTTGACAGGATGAGAGTTGGACGCTTCTTGCTTGCGGCTGACGCAGCCCATCTTTGCAATCCATTGTAAGTCACTATTCGGCCACAGGTCCTAGCAGAAGACCCGTTGCTGACTGCAAATCAGTGGAGGCATGGGTTTGACTGGAGGTATCGCAGATGTTGGCAGTTTGTATGACTCCCTTCGCGGCattgacaacaacaaagcaGATGACTCTATTCTCGACAAATACGATGAAGTAAGACGGAGGATCTGGCACGAAGTGATTGATCCTATTTCTACGGAAAACATGCAACGTCTCTTCCAGTACCAAAACGCGGATGAGTTTGTCGACAAGGATCCGTTGTACaagctggtgagggagatgcagAATCCCGACAAGAAGCTTGAGAAGGGCGGCCCTCCAAATGCAAGTGTCACGGTTTCCCagcggtggttgtggtcaTGAGTCACTGACATGGTCGAAACAGCCCGGACTGCCACCACTGACGTACGACATGACACAACATTATGTTGCATAATCCCGTTGTTACTGTCGACTGAGATTTTCTCAGCCACTTACGAGTTGCTGGAATTGGGGTTTCGATGTCTTGGAAACTCCCCCGAAAGACCCGCTACTGGAATGCAAATGCCTTTTAGCCGGACGGAGGGAATTCCAGAAAACTGGTAAATACTAGCCACCGTTCTGGGAAGGTCGGAGGTTAAAGCTACGCCAAGTCTTGACGGCTGGTTGCATAGCAATGGGTGAATCCTGATATGTAACTGTACCGGGTAACGTTGAGTGGAATGCGGGGAATATCAGAGACATTGTGACGATCTCAATCTCCATATCTGAATGCAGGATCCCGTTTTTACCTTCACGTGCATGCCAGGcatggatgggatgatgacATGACTTTTGATCTTTTGCTCCTCCGCTCATCTCTTCGGTGTTGATCCCAAACATCCCGACGTGTCAGCTTGCGGCACAAACACCCACCATGCGCCTCCAACCGTTAACCGTTGGCGTTTCTGCTGCCGCGAACTTGCATTCGGTCGCGGCCGACCCGTTGGTATTCCTGAACGGCCAGGTCACGGCCATCCCATCGTGGGACCTCCAGTCATCAGCAGAGATCGGTACAGATCTTGCGGCTCTGTCGAAAACAGGTGTCGACACCTCATCATGGCgccacatcaccacatcgAAGTGCACTCTGATGAGCTGCCTGATCAACGCCGGGGTTTACAGTGAGGATGATCTGTTCTACTCAGAAAACAtgaagagggtggatgaCAGGCAGTTCTCAGTCCCATGGACGTACCGACAGGAGTATTCGCTCGAACCTGGCCCTGGGAAGcacttcttcctcaagacGCATGGAATTACTTCACGAGCCGACATCTTCTTGAACGGAAAGCAAGTCGCATCAAAAGATCAGCAAGCCGGTTCGTTTGCTGGCAAGAACTATGACATCACCAAGCTAGTCGCCAAACAGAATGCTCTTGCTATTCAGGTGCACCCTACAAGCTACTACCACGATTTTGCTCTTGGGTGGGTGGATTGGAACCCATGGCCGGCCGACAACGGGACCGGCGTGTGGAGAGACGTTGAAGTCAAGCAAACGGGACCTGTAGCGCTGGAGAGCTTGCGGATCATCACAAAGGTTGGACCGACGGTTGAGAGACTAAAGGACCCAGCAACTGTCACGCTCAAATCTCGTGCTGAGAATTTGGAGGACAAACCCATGGTTGTGACAGCTCATGGTTCCGTCTTTGCACCGTTTGGACGGAAGGCAGCCCCGATAACATGGAGCAAACAGCTCACCCTTCCACCACGATCCATCACCGACATCGTCCTCGAAACCACCGTGACCGACCCAGCCATATGGTGGCCAAAACAATGGGGCGATCAACCCCTCTACAGCGGAGCCCTCGCCATCAccgtcaacaacaccctctccgacTCCATCACCCAACAATTCGGCCTCCGCAGCGTCACCTCCAAGCTCAACTCCCACCAAGACGTCACCTACATCGTCAACCACATCCCCTTCCAAGTCATTGGCGCAGGCTACACCCCCAACATCTTCCTCCAATTCGACCCCTCCAGATGGGAAGCCGAACTCCAGTAcgtcctcgacctcggcctCAACACCGTCCGCCTCGAAGGCAAAAACGAGCACCCCATCCTTTACGAAATCGCCAACCGCCTCGGGATATTCCTCATGCCAGGCTGGGAATGCTGCGACAAGTGGGAGTCCTGGTCCTACAACCAcgacctcttcctcaacccaccaccagtcTGGTCAAACGCCGATTACACCATAGCCAACAACTCGATGCTCCACGAAGCAGCCATgctccaaacccacccctccgtCCTGACCTACCTCATCGGATCAGATTATTGGCCTGACGCACGCGCCACACCCATCTACCTCAACGCCCTGAAACACTACGACTGGCAGACTCCCATCATCGGGTCGGCTTCCAAAAGAGGGtactcccccctcaccgGCCCCTCGGGCATGAAAATGGAAGGACCCTACGACTGGGTCCCCCCAAACTACTGGTACGagacctcccctccccgcgcAGGCTCAGCTTTCGGTTTCGGGTCAGAACTCGGCGCCGGAGTGGGAACCCCCACCGTATCCTCCCTAACGAAATTCCTCTCCCCTTCTGACCTTGACGACCTCTGGAAAAACCCGACAAAGCCATTATATCACATGTCCCGCGAAGGATCAGAGTTCACCACACGACAAATCTACCACTCTGCCCTTTCCGCACGGTGGGGTAGTCCGACATCATTGGAGGATTATCTCATGAAATCGCAAATAATGGACTACGAGGCTACAAGAGCGCAGTTTGAGGCTTTTGCGGTGAAATGGAGTGATAGGAACAGACCGGCAACGGGATTGATATATTGGATGCTGAATAATGCGTGGCCGTCGCTGCATTGGAATGTTTGGGATTATTACATGAAGCCGGGGGGGAGTTATTATGGTGCGAAAGCTGGGGCTAGGAGGGAGCATGTTGTTTATGATTATACCACGAAGGAGGTTTGGATAGTTGATAGGACGGTTGATGATTTATatcgggagagggaggtggagataCAGGTtgtggggttggatgggggggtgaaGTTTGGGAGTTTGGTGAAGGTGGAGAGTTTGCCTaatgggagtgggagggtggcggggttgggcGGGGAAGGGGCGTTGGGTTATTTGACGGGGGGGGTGTTTTTACGGCTGGTGCTcagggatggggatgggggggtgcTTAGTCGGAATGTGTACTGGTTGAGTAAGGAGTTGGATCGGTTGGATTGGGGGGAGACGACTTGGTTTGTGACGCCGGTGGGGAGGTATGCGGATTACAAAGAGTTTAATACActcaaggaggcggagatgacagttggggtggagaggaggggtgagAAAGAGGTCGTGGTTAATTTGGAGAATAGGGCTAGTGTGCCGGCGttttttgttggtttggagttgttggatggggatgggaatgaTGTTTTGCCGTTGACTTGGGAGGATAATTATGTCACTTTGTGGCCGGGGGAGAAGATACGTTTGGTTGCCAAGTCGGTTGGTTCACGAGGGTGGCAGCCGGCGAGTGTTCGTGTGGGAGGTAAGAATGTCAAGGAGATGCTTGTCAGTGTATCTTAGTTTGTAGTACAAAAAAGGTGTTGCTCTGCAA comes from the Podospora pseudocomata strain CBS 415.72m chromosome 5, whole genome shotgun sequence genome and includes:
- a CDS encoding hypothetical protein (COG:G; EggNog:ENOG503NWPH), producing MHANHLGVLLSGLLVSAKIASASSILFSGGTIIAFDRATNSLDVIRNGSVLVTDDRITSVYAGSIPPSSVSIPSDVEEVDITNKILTPGFIDTHRHGWQTAYKTLGSNTSLVDYFNRFGEFPTAANYPFTPEEIYYSQLAGLYEALNAGVTTTLDHAHGTFSNATSSASFQASIDSGARVFWAYAFHELENYPLSEQFAHYRSIFTEAPHLNTPTTLGIAYDGFGPNPNQEIISTIISLTHETNASVLTTHSVQGPYGITNSPEDFAAQSLFTSLPPTTPIVFSHASFLSAVGAQLLRTYNHTISITPESEMHYGHTHPTSHLILDRASIGVDTHFTFSTDILTQTRMWLQSVRRLLYAEVLNRWQVPVNNPMSANQAFLLATRNGGLSLRREDLGIIAPGAKADLVIWDGGTGPNMWGWRDPVAAVVLHGNVGDVEGVVVDGRWKKRGGKLTDERFEDVKMKFAEVARRVQDRVVEAGVGLPGEGERFVVSGLEFGNSSVVDVQVGEGDGYGGLFL
- the LXR1 gene encoding L-xylulose reductase (COG:Q; EggNog:ENOG503NXQY), which encodes MTAQTGNAVPKAQKLSDLFSLKGKVVVVTGASGPRGMGIEAARGCAEMGANVAITYASRKEGAEKNVAELEKEYGVKAKCYKLQIDDYSDCQRLVSDVIKDFGKIDAFIANAGATANGGLLDDSKEEWDRVVQTDLSGTAYCAKAVGPHFKERGTGSFVITASMSGHIANYPQEQTSYNVAKAGCIHMARSLANEWRGFARVNSISPGYIDTGLSDFIDQKTQDLWNSMIPLNRPGNAKELKGAYVYLVSDASSYTTGADIVIDGGYTCR
- a CDS encoding hypothetical protein (EggNog:ENOG503NZKS; CAZy:GH2; COG:G), with amino-acid sequence MRLQPLTVGVSAAANLHSVAADPLVFLNGQVTAIPSWDLQSSAEIGTDLAALSKTGVDTSSWRHITTSKCTLMSCLINAGVYSEDDLFYSENMKRVDDRQFSVPWTYRQEYSLEPGPGKHFFLKTHGITSRADIFLNGKQVASKDQQAGSFAGKNYDITKLVAKQNALAIQVHPTSYYHDFALGWVDWNPWPADNGTGVWRDVEVKQTGPVALESLRIITKVGPTVERLKDPATVTLKSRAENLEDKPMVVTAHGSVFAPFGRKAAPITWSKQLTLPPRSITDIVLETTVTDPAIWWPKQWGDQPLYSGALAITVNNTLSDSITQQFGLRSVTSKLNSHQDVTYIVNHIPFQVIGAGYTPNIFLQFDPSRWEAELQYVLDLGLNTVRLEGKNEHPILYEIANRLGIFLMPGWECCDKWESWSYNHDLFLNPPPVWSNADYTIANNSMLHEAAMLQTHPSVLTYLIGSDYWPDARATPIYLNALKHYDWQTPIIGSASKRGYSPLTGPSGMKMEGPYDWVPPNYWYETSPPRAGSAFGFGSELGAGVGTPTVSSLTKFLSPSDLDDLWKNPTKPLYHMSREGSEFTTRQIYHSALSARWGSPTSLEDYLMKSQIMDYEATRAQFEAFAVKWSDRNRPATGLIYWMLNNAWPSLHWNVWDYYMKPGGSYYGAKAGARREHVVYDYTTKEVWIVDRTVDDLYREREVEIQVVGLDGGVKFGSLVKVESLPNGSGRVAGLGGEGALGYLTGGVFLRLVLRDGDGGVLSRNVYWLSKELDRLDWGETTWFVTPVGRYADYKEFNTLKEAEMTVGVERRGEKEVVVNLENRASVPAFFVGLELLDGDGNDVLPLTWEDNYVTLWPGEKIRLVAKSVGSRGWQPASVRVGGKNVKEMLVSVS
- a CDS encoding hypothetical protein (EggNog:ENOG503NXIG; COG:S); the encoded protein is MALEKVIVVGAGPSGLLLTLLLSRASIPVELIEQTEGLDTNPRASHYSPESCHEFDRAGILDEVREAGFIPDGVSWRRLEGEDKSRLIKITNPALKPGDDPESAAFRHRMVCLPLHKLGKILETHVKSQGTAEIKYGRKVVEIGEDADKGKAWVKVEKADGSTEIREADYVVGCDGANSIIRRKLFGDWVYPGYTWDKQIVATNIYYDGFKDVDFDDSQFFVHPEHWHMVARIQPDGLYRVTYGEIGGLTYDQLKERQPAKFQAILPGNPTPDKYGLVNFSPYKVHQRCVDRMRVGRFLLAADAAHLCNPFGGMGLTGGIADVGSLYDSLRGIDNNKADDSILDKYDEVRRRIWHEVIDPISTENMQRLFQYQNADEFVDKDPLYKLVREMQNPDKKLEKGGPPNASVTVSQRWLWS